One stretch of Rhodopirellula halodulae DNA includes these proteins:
- a CDS encoding c-type cytochrome: protein MKSLLLSARTGTSVSRLARVAGRSILRAGVVAGLLSASLVLSTPASAAGLGVTPADQFKVPDGFEVELIHEVAADTEGSWVSLTVDPKGRLIACDQSGGLFRIDMSSGKAEVEKLDIEFVGAQGLLCAFGSLYANVNAREFPCGLWRLTDTDGDDQYDKKEHIIPLNGGSEHGPHALILTPDGERIIMVAGNNTNLPENIAHSRVPEVWDEDHLLGRMPDARGHNANRMAPGGFICSLKPDGSDIELIATGFRNPYDIALNRQGELFTYDADMEWDVGTPWYRPTRINHVISGSEFGWRNGTGKWPAYYPDSFGSAVDIGPGSPTGIVFGYGAKFPKKYENALFISDWSYGNIHAVHLSEDGSSYTGSYETFATAAPLPVTDLVIHPDGALYFAIGGRGTQSGLYRIRYTGDLSADETKPAAVTADAKQLRELRHRIEALHVDDDALNVSVEDAIQLAIANLGHEDRAIRFAARIALEHRSPAAWKDAVLNAESGQAKILGVVALARTGEASDQVDAVNALQSIELEMLTADENIDYLRAAGLVAIRLGGFSDSQRAALLDKIAGQFPSGVDSLDRELAIMAIYLNAPGSTESVLAAMQNSPSQESQIHYAMALRAAKEGWSQDLRRDYLAWFNEMKTARGGMSFGGFLDNIKKVTVDALSDEDKQSLADVLAKPKSTAEVAAGPPREFVKEWKVDDLVNVVSDSARKPNFENGKAMFAAAQCYKCHRMGLQGGILGPDLTSAGGKFSPRDMLVSIIEPSKVISDQYGSTQFLTEDGEVVTGRVINMRGGELSVMTNMLDPSSLTKVNREGVIQTRESQVSMMPNGLLDTLNEEEIADLVAYLRAGGNANHAIYTDPIATK, encoded by the coding sequence ATGAAATCCCTCCTTTTGTCCGCACGCACGGGAACCTCGGTGTCCCGACTTGCTCGTGTGGCTGGCCGTTCCATCCTTCGCGCCGGTGTCGTCGCCGGTCTGCTGAGTGCTTCGCTGGTCTTGAGCACCCCTGCTTCGGCAGCTGGCTTGGGTGTGACTCCCGCCGATCAATTCAAAGTTCCCGACGGATTTGAAGTCGAACTGATCCACGAAGTTGCCGCTGACACGGAAGGCTCCTGGGTGAGTCTGACCGTCGACCCGAAAGGACGCTTGATCGCTTGCGACCAATCCGGTGGCCTGTTCCGCATCGACATGAGTTCGGGCAAAGCCGAAGTGGAGAAGTTGGACATCGAGTTCGTCGGTGCCCAAGGGTTGTTGTGTGCTTTCGGTTCGCTTTATGCGAACGTGAACGCGCGAGAATTTCCGTGCGGGCTGTGGCGTCTGACCGACACCGACGGTGACGACCAATACGACAAGAAAGAACACATCATTCCGCTCAATGGCGGCAGCGAGCACGGGCCTCACGCGTTGATCCTGACACCCGATGGCGAACGCATCATCATGGTGGCCGGGAACAACACGAACTTGCCGGAAAACATCGCTCATTCGCGAGTGCCGGAAGTTTGGGACGAGGATCACCTGCTCGGTCGCATGCCCGACGCCCGCGGGCACAACGCCAATCGAATGGCTCCTGGTGGTTTCATTTGTTCGCTCAAGCCAGACGGCAGCGACATTGAATTGATCGCGACCGGTTTCCGAAATCCCTATGACATTGCTCTCAACCGCCAAGGCGAACTGTTCACCTACGACGCGGACATGGAATGGGACGTCGGCACGCCTTGGTATCGCCCGACACGAATCAATCATGTGATCAGTGGATCCGAATTTGGATGGCGAAACGGGACGGGCAAATGGCCCGCATACTATCCTGATTCGTTCGGTTCGGCCGTCGACATCGGACCTGGTTCACCCACCGGCATCGTGTTCGGTTACGGGGCCAAATTCCCGAAGAAATACGAAAACGCGTTGTTCATCTCCGACTGGAGCTACGGCAATATCCACGCCGTGCACCTGAGCGAAGATGGCTCGAGCTACACGGGAAGCTACGAAACTTTCGCGACCGCGGCACCGCTGCCGGTGACCGATTTGGTGATTCACCCTGACGGTGCCCTCTACTTCGCAATCGGAGGTCGCGGCACCCAAAGTGGTCTATACCGCATTCGCTACACCGGTGATCTGTCAGCGGATGAGACCAAACCGGCTGCCGTCACCGCAGACGCCAAACAGCTCCGCGAATTGCGGCATCGCATCGAGGCATTGCACGTCGATGACGACGCACTGAACGTGAGCGTCGAAGATGCCATCCAGTTGGCAATCGCAAACTTGGGGCACGAAGACCGAGCCATCCGATTCGCGGCTCGCATTGCCCTGGAGCATCGTTCGCCCGCCGCTTGGAAAGACGCTGTTCTCAATGCGGAATCCGGTCAGGCCAAAATCCTGGGCGTTGTCGCTTTGGCCCGAACTGGCGAAGCTTCGGACCAAGTCGACGCGGTGAATGCGTTGCAGTCGATTGAGCTGGAAATGCTGACCGCGGATGAGAACATCGACTACCTGCGAGCTGCCGGTTTGGTAGCGATTCGTTTGGGCGGCTTCAGCGATTCGCAGCGGGCGGCATTGCTCGACAAGATTGCGGGGCAATTCCCGTCCGGTGTGGATTCACTGGATCGTGAGTTGGCCATCATGGCGATCTACCTGAACGCTCCCGGATCGACCGAATCAGTCTTGGCCGCGATGCAGAATTCGCCCAGCCAAGAAAGCCAGATCCACTACGCCATGGCATTGCGTGCCGCGAAAGAAGGTTGGAGCCAAGACCTTCGTCGTGACTACCTGGCGTGGTTCAACGAAATGAAGACCGCTCGCGGCGGAATGTCGTTTGGTGGTTTCTTGGACAATATCAAGAAGGTCACCGTGGACGCGTTGTCCGACGAAGACAAGCAGTCCTTGGCCGACGTGCTCGCGAAACCCAAGTCGACCGCCGAGGTGGCTGCCGGACCGCCGCGTGAGTTTGTGAAAGAGTGGAAAGTCGATGACTTGGTCAACGTCGTCAGTGATTCGGCTCGCAAACCAAACTTCGAAAACGGCAAGGCGATGTTTGCGGCGGCGCAGTGCTACAAATGTCACCGCATGGGACTGCAGGGCGGGATTCTCGGACCCGATTTGACCAGTGCCGGCGGGAAATTCAGCCCACGTGACATGCTGGTTTCGATCATCGAACCCAGCAAGGTCATCAGTGACCAATACGGCTCAACTCAGTTCCTGACCGAGGATGGAGAAGTCGTCACCGGCCGCGTGATCAACATGCGAGGCGGGGAGTTGAGCGTGATGACCAACATGTTGGATCCGTCGTCGTTGACCAAAGTGAATCGCGAAGGAGTGATCCAAACGCGAGAGTCGCAAGTCAGCATGATGCCAAACGGTCTGTTGGACACGCTGAACGAAGAGGAAATCGCGGACTTGGTCGCTTACCTGCGAGCGGGTGGCAACGCCAACCACGCGATCTACACCGATCCGATCGCGACGAAGTAA
- a CDS encoding DUF6932 family protein produces the protein MKPDHPALLEPGMHPFDLASIRERCVIAFGASSTRTDLMRGLEYACDRITAASIYGELWIDGSFVTQKENPSDIDALLVVPHDFLNSPSSEMQDVFRWLRDGDSKAEIGLDADVVPEFPKSSSMYPLWEENRLYWMQTFGTGHDEKTEKGIAKIKFFGAI, from the coding sequence GTGAAGCCTGATCACCCCGCACTTCTTGAGCCAGGGATGCACCCTTTTGATCTGGCGAGTATTCGTGAACGCTGCGTAATCGCTTTCGGTGCATCTTCGACTCGCACGGACTTGATGCGAGGTCTGGAATATGCGTGTGATAGAATAACGGCAGCAAGTATCTACGGTGAACTTTGGATTGATGGGAGCTTTGTCACTCAGAAGGAAAATCCTTCCGATATCGACGCTTTACTCGTCGTACCACACGACTTCCTAAATTCGCCGTCGAGCGAAATGCAGGACGTCTTCAGGTGGCTTCGAGACGGTGACTCAAAGGCAGAAATTGGCTTGGACGCTGACGTAGTGCCAGAGTTCCCTAAATCAAGCTCGATGTATCCGCTTTGGGAAGAGAACCGTCTTTACTGGATGCAAACTTTCGGCACTGGGCACGACGAGAAGACGGAAAAGGGTATCGCGAAAATCAAGTTTTTTGGAGCAATCTGA
- a CDS encoding HlyD family efflux transporter periplasmic adaptor subunit codes for MKCLLNPALWAAVVIGCLAIASGPVVSADDGGKKPTESKEQAKPETDESKESADETASAEPEAEVVKLQGTLEAVKSWELTHGLDQFGQLEIKKILPHGAKVKKGQAVIWFDTEAIDEKMTSSEIEIRLARLAAEDDQFAYDQFVAAQKLDREDAERTRKAAKQAYDNYMQVDRDRKIKSAEFDIKMSQASLDNVMEELKQLQQMYDADDLTEESEEIVLKRAKQSVESAEFRLESTKIRSERTLEQSIPAEDAQKEAAWERAQIAYEKAVRDLESAKKKRDLERRKAADALAKKEADYEKLREQRKSIVVQAPGDGILLYGELNRGALNAKPSPIEAGSKVSPDQVIATLVQPGKLRVRLTLSEADVAKLNAGDRCMVHPTIDPDLKLKGSLESISPVPFMGTQFDAVVKISGKVDDSVVPTTKASVEFEPMSSTP; via the coding sequence ATGAAGTGTTTGTTGAATCCAGCCCTATGGGCTGCTGTGGTCATTGGTTGTCTCGCGATTGCATCCGGGCCCGTGGTCTCGGCGGACGACGGGGGCAAGAAGCCGACGGAATCAAAGGAACAAGCGAAGCCCGAAACGGATGAGAGCAAAGAGTCCGCTGACGAGACCGCGTCCGCTGAGCCGGAAGCGGAAGTCGTCAAGCTGCAAGGCACTTTGGAGGCGGTCAAGAGTTGGGAGCTAACACACGGGCTGGATCAGTTTGGTCAGCTTGAAATCAAGAAAATCCTTCCGCACGGAGCGAAGGTCAAAAAAGGGCAGGCCGTGATCTGGTTCGATACCGAGGCCATCGACGAGAAAATGACCAGTTCTGAAATTGAAATTCGGCTGGCAAGGCTCGCGGCCGAAGACGATCAATTCGCCTACGATCAGTTTGTCGCTGCTCAGAAACTGGACCGCGAAGACGCGGAGCGGACACGCAAAGCTGCGAAGCAGGCCTACGACAATTACATGCAGGTCGATCGCGATCGAAAAATCAAAAGCGCTGAATTCGATATCAAGATGTCGCAGGCGTCGCTGGACAACGTGATGGAAGAGCTGAAGCAGCTCCAGCAGATGTACGACGCGGATGATTTGACGGAAGAGTCCGAAGAGATTGTTCTCAAGCGTGCCAAGCAATCGGTCGAGTCGGCGGAGTTCCGGTTGGAAAGCACCAAGATCCGATCAGAACGAACGCTCGAGCAATCCATTCCGGCGGAAGACGCTCAGAAAGAGGCAGCCTGGGAACGCGCCCAGATCGCTTACGAGAAAGCGGTCCGAGACCTGGAGAGTGCGAAGAAGAAACGCGACCTCGAACGTCGCAAGGCGGCGGATGCTTTGGCGAAAAAGGAAGCGGATTACGAAAAGCTTCGCGAACAACGCAAATCGATCGTCGTGCAAGCTCCCGGGGACGGGATTTTGCTCTACGGCGAACTCAATCGTGGTGCGTTGAATGCGAAACCAAGTCCGATCGAAGCGGGTTCGAAAGTGTCGCCCGACCAAGTCATCGCAACGCTGGTCCAGCCTGGTAAGTTGCGAGTCCGGCTGACACTCAGCGAAGCCGACGTCGCCAAGTTGAATGCGGGCGATCGATGCATGGTGCATCCAACCATCGATCCTGATCTGAAACTGAAAGGGAGTTTGGAATCAATCTCGCCGGTGCCCTTCATGGGAACGCAATTTGACGCGGTGGTGAAAATTTCGGGGAAGGTGGATGATTCTGTTGTGCCGACGACGAAAGCCTCGGTGGAATTCGAACCAATGTCTTCGACGCCTTAG